From the genome of Carnobacterium viridans:
ATTGGATTAGGATTTGCAGGGAATTATTTTTATGATGTAGCTGTGGCCATCAATCAAAAGGATTTTATTGAAGCAGCTGATGTTGATGGAGATTATGACCCTGAAGATCCATGGTTGGAAGAAAAGAAATGGTACGATGCTGTCGAGCGCGAAAAAGTATCGATTGAATCCGAGGATGGATTGGAGCTTTCGGGGATCTATATTGAAGGAGATTCTGCTTCTAAAAAAGTAGCGATATTGGCTCATGGATATGCAGGTAACTTAGAACAGATGGCACCTTATGTTAAGTTGTACCATGATATGGGGTTTAATGTACTTGTTCCCGATGCTCGTGGACATGGAACGAGTGAAGGAGACTACATCGGTTTTGGTTGGCATGAACGAAAGGACTACTTGCAGTGGATCCAATTGATGATTGATAAAGTAGGCGCAGATGCTGAACTAGCTCTATATGGGATCAGCATGGGCGGAGCAACGGTCATGAATGTTAGTGGAGAAGATTTACCGGATAATGTTAAGGTAATTGTAGAAGATTGTGGGTATAGCTCTTTAAATGGTGAGCTGGCGTATCAATTGAAAGATATGTATGATCTACCTGAATTTCCATTGATTCCAGTTACCAGTTTAGTAACAAAGGTACGTTCTGATTATTGGTTTGGAGAAGCTGATACAGTAGAACAAATTAAAAAGAATAAAGTTCCAATGCTCTTTATCCATGGTGCAGAAGATAAATTTGTGCCGACAGATATGGTGTATGATGTGTATGAAGCTAATTCATCACCTAAAAAACTATATATCGCACCCAACGCCGATCATGCGGACTCTTACGAGCAAAATAAAGAAGTCTATAAACAAAAAGTTCAAGAGTTTGTGCTTGAGCATATGGAGAGTTAATTTGACAATAGTAAGTAATTTAGGACATCAAAAGTTAAATTTAATTTTTGGGGTCCTATTTTTTATAAGTTTTTAAGGATAGTTCATTATTGGGGAAAGTTTGGATTTAAGTTATACTATATGAAAAGGCTTTAAGAGGAGTGAACCTTGCATTGACTAATCGAAAAGATGTCCCAACAACGACGTATAACCTAGCTTATGGTTGGAAAATAGAATGATCAGATAGGGTAGACTTACTTGAAAATACAAATGGAAAAGTTGCTATTATTCTTAAATCAAAAAACTTTGGAGATGTCTCGCCTATTGTTTTAGATGTAGCAGAAAATGCTGTTCGCGTACATTCATTGCCGCACTTTATAGATCATTTATTAGTCACATTAGATAAGAAAATAGAACTAGTATATAGTTCCTTTATTTTGGAACAAGAAGAAAATTAAAAACAAGTATGGCTTATAATGGACGAGCTTTGGAATTTATTCACAAGGAGAGATACTATGCAAGAATATTATAAAAATGGACAAATCAAGCAAGTGACTAAAGAAGGGATACGAACACATTATTTTGAAAATGGAAAAATAAAAGCCATAGGTTCTTTTGATGGAAAGATGCAAGGAGACTGGAAATTTTACCGTAAAAGTGGAGAACTGTGGCAAGTTGGATGCTTAGAGGATGATCTAAAAAATGGTGAGTGGATTCGTTATTACCAAGATGGACAGGTTGAAAAAGAAGTTCAATTTGTTAGGGGTAAAGAAAAGAAATAATGATTTATCTCCTTAAAATACTATTTTTTGTCACAAATTAAAAAAAGGCCATTTAAATAACAAATACAAGTTGAATAATTCACAAAGATGTTGTACACTATATTTGTAGTTGTTAAGGCGGATCAACACTTCTTAATAAATTGTATTGATAGCTTTGGAAACGCATAAAAAAATTGGAGGTAAGGATACATTATGATTAAAACAAACAAAAAAAGAGCACTATTTTTAGGGGCTTGTGCATCACTTATTATTTTTGCAGCAGGTTGTGGAAATAACGAAGATACAGCAGAAAAAGAATCATCAGCTTCTTCAGCTGTTGAAAGTACAGAAGTTGTTACAACTGCTTCAATCAGCAATGATCCAGCAGACGTTTTAGCTGGACTTAGCGAAGACGGAACTTGGATCTACGCAATCACAGATGATGTAACAGTAACTGATGACATCGTTGTAGCTGGAACTTTCCATGATAAAGGGGAAGAAAGTGGAGATGTTTACCGTAAATTAGCTTTGTATGCACAAGATGAAGATCACAAAGTTACAGATGAATTTACTTTAACAGCACCAACAATGACTGTTGAATCTCCAAACTTTAAAATTCAAAACGGAACATTTGTTGGAGATGTTGTAGTAGAAGCTGAAGGATTCGAACTTGCTGATTCAACTATTGAAGGAAATCTTACATTTGCTACTCAAGAATTAATGGATTCTGCAGTATTAGATGCAGGCACTGTAACTGGAGAAACAACTGTAGCTGAATAATAAATTGAATCTTAATCAACCATCTTGTCTTTAGTTACTTAAAAGGCAAGATGGTTTTTTTGGGTACTGAAGTCATTGGGAAAAAAGGGCCTAAACTTGACTAACGACCAATAGAATCATTATTATTGAAATTGAAGATATTCTTTTTAAGGGAGTGATTCGATGCAAATGATTACGTTAGCAAATGGAGTAGATATACCAGTAGTTGGAACTGGAACGAATACTTATGGCAAAGCAGATAATCAATACAATGGAGCTTTGACTAATGATTTTAGTTCATTAAAATCTGCCATACAAACTGGTTATCGGTTGATTGATACAGCAATTTCTTATCGAAATGAAGAAGGAGTCGGAGCTACTATTTTTGAAAGCGGCATTCCTCGTGAAGAATTTTTTATCACCACAAAAATCCCTTCAGATGAAGCATATATTGGTTCAAAAAAGGTGATCAATCAAACGATACAAAATAGTTTGAAAAATTTACAAACGGATTATATTGATTTGTACTTAATCCATCATCCGATTGAAGATGATGAAAAATTGAAACAAACATGGGAAGTTCTAGAGTCATTTGTAGATAATGGGAAAATCAAATCGATTGGAGTATCCAATTTCACCATTGATATGTTGGAAAAGGTGCGTAACTTTGCTCGGATTCAACCAGTAGTAAATCAAATTGAATCTAATCCACATACATGGAATCATGAATTAATCGATTATTTAACGAGTAAGAATATTGTGCCAGAAGCTTGGGGGCCATTAAGCAAAGTTACTCAAGAACAAATGGAAACGTTAAATAAAATTGCTGAAAATTATGGAAAAAATTGGGGACAAGTTTTATTGCGTTACCAAATCCAAAGAGGGGTTGTGGTTATCCCTAAATCCCATAACAAAGAGCATCAAACAGCTAATTTAGAGTTATTTGATTTTGAATTAACCAAAGAAGATCAATTTATAATTGAAACACTGTAAATTATTAGCTTATTTAAGTTAGAAGACTTAAATAGGCTTTTTTCACTCTCAATAAATGTTTAAAATTAATCTAATAGGAGGAGTTAAGATGAATCGCATTAATTTAATTTGCCTAGGAGTAAGAGACTTGAAAGTTGCTTTACACTTTTATAAAAGCATAGGTTTTAAAACCTATGAAAAAGTAGAAGAACCACCTATTGCATTTTTCAATAATCAAGGCAGCAAATTAGAGCTCTTTCCAATTGAAGAATTGGCAAAAGATATTAATAAAGTAAATCCACCAGTAATTCCAGAAAGGGGATTTAATGGGATCACACTAGCCTGCAACCTAAAGTCAGAAAAGGAAGTAGACGAGATGGTTACCCTTGTAAAACAAAATGGTGGAACGATTGTTAAAGAACCTGAGAAAGTTAGTTGGGGCGGATATAGTGGATATTTTCAAGATTTAGATGGTTATCATTGGGAAGTAGCCTATAGTGCGAGTTGGAAATTTGATGAGAATGATATGCTGATAATGGAAGAAGGTTAGGTTTTTTTGAAAGAGAAAAATGGGGAAATTCGAGAATTGACTAAGTTTGATTTAGATTTGTGTGCAGAACTGTTGATAACTGTGTATAACAGCAAACCCTGGGATGAAAAATGGACAAAAAATACTGCTAAAAGCCATCTACAAGAGTTTATACACCGAAAACGTTCGTTTGGCTTTGTTTATGTGGATAAGTCTACCATTGTTGGTGCATTATTCGGAGTTGAACGAACATTTTGGTCTGGAGATGAAGTTTATGTGGATGAATTTTACGTTCATCCACAGTGTCAACAAAAAGGTGTGGGAAAAGAAATGATGATGCATTTAGAAGACTACTGTCAGAAAAAAGAATTAGAAGCAATCACGTTAGTAACGGATAAAAATGTACCAGCTTATCATTTTTATCGAAAAATGAAGTTTATTACTTCGGAAGCTAACGTGTTCTTGTATAAGAATATTTTGCAGTAATTATTTATTGTTCTTCAATTATTAATTCAGAAGTGGGATGGTGACGGTAAATCGCTAAATCCACTTTTCCGGAATGTGTTAAGGTTATGCCTTCTGAAAGTAAACGATCTTTTTGAGTAAAAACCCCTTCAGCATCTTTGATAGCTACTTCACCTTTAGCATTAATGATACGATGCCAGGGCAAATCATACTTCTGGCTCATAGAATGGAGAATACGGACGACTTGTCTTGCCCCTCGAGCGTTTCCAGCAAGTGCGGCGATTTGCCCATAAGTCATAACTTTTCCGCTTGGAATAGATTGGATAATACGGATTACACGTTCAGTATAGGGAGTCATAGTAAAATCCTTTCTTGTTTCTTCAACATCTTTTTCTATCGTAACTGAAATAAAGGAAAAAAAATAGCTGTTCACTAAAATTAGTTTTAGTGAACAGCTATTTTGATTAAGATAATTTTGCTTCAAAACGTTTGGCTACTTTTGATAATGCGTAACAAACAATGAAGTAGAAGAACGCTAAAGCGATGAACATTGGAATCACATAGGTGGTATTTTGACCATAAATAATTCTAGCGTTATGTGTCAACTCAGGCAAAGAAATAATGGTTGCTAATGAAGTATCTTTGATCAATGATACTAATTGGCTGACAATAGGTGGTACCATAGCTTTAAAGGCTTGTGGAATAATGATAATCCACAAGGTTTGTAGATAAGTTAATCCAGTTGAACGACCAGCTTCCATCTGTCCAGAAGGAACAGAATTTAAACCAGCACGAATGATTTCTGAAAGCATAGCAGATTCAAAAATCGTCATAGCAGCTACGGCTGACCAAAAGATATCTAAACGAATACCAATTTGTGGTAAGGCGAAATAAGTAAAAAAGATAATTAATAATAATGGTAAATTACGTATTAAGTCAATGATAGCCCCGACGATTTTCGAAAAAACGGGAATTTTCATATAGCGAAGCAATCCTAAAATAGCTCCAATAATGAAACTGAAAATAATGGAAAGTAAGGCTACTTCTACTGTAACGAGAAGTCCATCCAGTAAGAAGCGGATGTTCATCCATGAAAAAGCTTCTATAATAGTCAAATGATTTCTCCTCCTTTTAAGATGTTACATTTAAGCGGCGTTCGATATAACTCATCAAGTAAGTTAAAGGTAATGTAATGATGAGGTAAATTAAACCAATTAAAATATACGTGTCAAACGTATTAAATGTCTCACTGGCGATCAGATCACCTTGATACATCAAGTCTAGACCTGTAACCATTGCTAGAACAGATGAGTTCTTTACTAAATTAATAAATTGATTGCCAAGCGGCGGGATAACGATTTTGAAGGCTTGCGGTAAAATAATATAACGCATCGTTTCATTTTGAGTCAAGCCTGTTGAAAGTCCAGCTTCTGTTTGACCTTTTGGCACGCCCATGATTCCGGCACGAACCGTTTCTGCAATAAATGCAGAAGTGTAGATTGTTAAACCAATCGTACCAGCTACAAAACCATCAATAGAGAACCAATATAAAGGCACGACTACATAAAAGAACATCACAATGATCAAAAGAGGAATATTCTTAAAGAACTCAACATAAGCATTTGCCAAACCTTTGATCCATTTTGTTTTAGATAATTGAAAGATTGCCATTAATGTCCCAATGATCAGACTGAAAAATAAGGCAATGATACTTGAATACAGTGTATTTAGAAACCCATCGATTAAAACATCGGAGTAGGTTGTTAAGATCGTTAGCATAGGTGCACCTCGCTTTATTATTTCTTAGCAGTAATTTCCTGCTTATAGGGTGTAATTTGAAAATGATTAGTCCAATTCAGGGATCCATTTAGCGTAAATTTCATCGTATACGCCGTTAGCTTTGATGGTATCCAAGGCCTTATTGACTTCTTGTAAGAAAATATCTTGTCCTTTATTTATTGCAATACCATAAGGTTCTTGAGTAAAGTTTCCTCCGGCTAATCGGTAGCCAGGATTATCCGCAATAATCCCTAATAAAATAGCATTATCTGTTGTAACAGCATCTCCTTGGCCAGATTGTAAAGCAGTAAAGGCTTCAGAATAATTTTCTAATTCTAATACATTTGCCTCAGGAGATAAATTGCGAATATTTTGCGCTGAAGTTGAGCCTTTAACGGCCAATACAGTTGTTTCAGCAGATAGATCCTCTAAATTTTGGATAGAACTGTCATTTGGAACCAACAAGGCTTGACCAGCATCAAAGTAAACATCTGTAAAGTTTACTTGTTGTTTTCGTTCTTCTGTGATGGTCATTGTTGCTATAATAGCATCGATGTTTCCATTTTTTAATAAAGGAATCCGTGTTTTAGAAGTTACTTCAACAAATTCTGCATTATCGGCATCTCCAGTAAGTTCTTTAGTGATAGCTTTAGCAATATCGATATCAAAACCTCTGATCTCACTGGATTGAATGTCGTAAAGACCAAAAAGATTTGTATCGACTTTTACGCCCCATGTTAGGGTCGGATTTTCTTTTATCCGTTCTGTTATATCTATTTCAGCTGCACTTTTAGAACCACAAGCAGCAAGAAATAAAACAGGCAGGAGTAAGAGAAGAAAAAGAGATGGTTTGTTTGTTTTTTTCATCTGAAAAATCCTCCTATTAAATTAATGATTGATAATTTTGCTTAAGAATTGTTTAGCACGTTCATCTTTTGGATTTTCAAAGAACGATACTGTTTCACGGTCTTCAAGGACTTCTCCATCGGCCATAAAAATAACACGGTCCGCAACTTCACGCGCGAATCCCATTTCATGGGTAACAACGATCATTGTCATACCTTCTTTAGCTAATTTTTTCATAACGTCAAGTACATCTTCAATCGTCTCAGGATCTAGTGCACTAGTAGGCTCATCAAATAATAAAACACTTGGCCCCATAGCTAAACCTCTTGCAATCGCAACACGCTGTTGTTGTCCACCAGATAAATTAGAAGGGTAAGAATCTTTTTTATCCAACATGTTAACTTTATCTAAAAATTTCTCAGCGTTTTGTTGTGCTTCTTCTTTAGATTGTTTTAAGACCTTCATAGGAGCTAACATAATGTTCTCTAAAACCGTTTTATGTGGATAGAGGTTGAAGTGTTGGAAAACCATTCCGACATTTTTACGAATCTCATTAATATTTGTATTCTTACCATGAAGATTTGTGCCTTTGATCAATAGTTCTCCTTCAGAGATATCTTCTAATCCATTGATGCAACGCAACATGGTACTTTTACCAGAACCAGAAGGTCCGATGACAACCACGACTTCACCTTGATTAAAGGTAAGGTTGATATTTTTCAAGGCGTGAAATTCACCGTAATACTTTTCGATATTTTTAAATTCAATCATTTAGACACACTCCTTATTTTCTATGTTGTTCTTTAAGTAATTAAATTAAGAAGTATGTAAGAGGAAGGACCTCTTTCATACTTCCTGGCGGAATAACAAAAGTTTGTTTTTGAGCACTAAAAAAAGCTTAGAACGAGTAGAGAATTTTCTAATGCTTGCAGTAGTTATATAGAATATTCTATTTTTATAAACCAACGGTTCTATTAGAAAGAATGCACGTCCAGAAAACATTCAATTAAATTGAAAAAAACTTTAGGTATGGAAAAAGTAGCGATATAATAGAAGTCTTCATAATTATGAAGAATAGTTTTGAAAAAGTAAAGTTAGATGACTTTGCTTTTTTGATAAATCCATATGATAGGAAGATAGCCAATCTTTTATGCGAAATTTTACAATAATGGTAGCCTTGAGAATTTTATCATTAAAGAAGAAGCTTTGCAAATTATTATTTTTTTTCAAGCGAAACAAAAGCTTATCTAGGTCAATTGTAGGATAATTTAATTAATGGGTGTTTCTTCTTTAGATACACAAGATATTTTTTTTGAAGATTGGTATAATATAAGCAGTATAAATTTCAGAAATAAAGGATGAAGCAAATGGAACGTATCCACATTTTTCATACAAACGATATTCATTCTCACTTTGAAAATTGGCCGAGAATTTCTGCTTATTTACGTGACGAGTCTAAACGATTGGAAAAAGAAAATGAAACAGTATTTTCATTTGACATTGGAGACGCCTGTGATCGAGTCCATCCTTTGACAGAAGCTACAGATGGAAAAGCAAACATCCAACTGCTAAATGAAGTAGGGTATGATGCCGTTACAATTGGGAATAATGAAGGAATTGGAAGTTCTAAAAATCAACTGAACCATTTATATGATGAGGCTAATTTTCCTGTTGTTATTTCAAATTTAGTTGATGAAAATACAGGATTCCCCCCAGAATGGGCAAAAGTTTTCCACATCGTTCAAACAGCATCCGGTCATAAGATTGGTTTGTTTGGACTGACCGCTCCTTTTCCTACGAGTTATAAACCAATTGGATGGAACGTGAAAAATCCAGATGAAGTGATTGGAGATATTTTAGAATTGCTAACTCCTCTAGTTGATTCGGTTATATTGCTGTCTCATTTAGGAATTGGTGAAGACCAACGAATTGCTGAATTGTATCCAATGATCTCCGTTATTATTGGTTCACACACACATCACTTATTGGCACATGGCAAAGTGTTCAGAAATACATTGCTTGCAGCAGCCGGTAAATACGGTCAATACGTTGGCCATATTGAATTAGAGATTGAAAGAAATAAAATCATAGCTGCTAAGGCAACTGTTAAAGAAACGGCTACAATAACGGCACCTGAAAATGAAAATAAGATGATTGAAGGTTATGAACAAAAGGGACATCAGTTGCTGAATGAACAAGTAATTGCAGCCACTCCAGCAACTTTTCCAATAAATTGGCATGGCAAGTCTGAACTTGTAGAAGTTGGATTGGAAGCTCTTAAAGAATATGCTCGCACAGATGCAGCTATTTTAAATGCAGGATTATTCATGCAGCCATTGGTTGAAGGAACGGTTACGAAAAACGATTTGCACAAGATTTTGCCTCATCCTATGCGTATTTTAAGGTGCACACTATATGGTGAAGATCTTATTCGTATGATTTATGAAATGGAAAAAAACCGCTTGTTCTTGAGAAACTTCCCGATTAAAGGTATTGGATTTAGAGGGAAAATTTTTGGCGAAATCTGTTACAATGGAGTAGCATATGATAAAATAACCGGAGAAGTCTCTTGGTTAGGTAAGAAGGTAGAGCGAACCAAACGGTACACATTTGCTACAGTAGATCATTTTATGTTTATCCCGTTTTTTCCGACGATTGAAATTAAAGGGGAAAATGAAGTACTGTTTCCTTATTTTATACGCAATGTTGTCGGTCAATATTTAAAAAATCATTACCCAACAGATAAATGAATATGATGAATGAATGATGAAAGTAGGTGAACGCAATGACAAGTGAAAACGAAACAACTGCAGAACGAACTCAAGAGGTAAGACCCTCAAAAAAAGCCGTTCCGGCAAAAAAAAGACCGATTAAACCAAGACCCAAAAAACGAGTGAAAGAATCGCAATCGGCTACAACTGCAATAGAAGAAAATCACAACACTGAAGACTCAGGTGAACATACTTTTGATAAAGACGTACAAGAATTAATTAAACCAGTTGAGGAACCAGTTGTTCAAAGAATTGATGCTACTACTATTATGATAGAAGGCAAAAAATTCGAAATTGTACAAAATTATCGAGATGCTTTTGATGCAGAGCGATTAGGTGAGCGTTACAGCGAAATTTTAAATAAATACGATTATGTTGTAGCGGACTGGGGTTTTGAACAAATGCGGTTGAAAGGTTTTTACGATAACCGTAATCGGAAAGTTCCCCAAGATCAACGCATTGCTAATCTGCAGGATTATTTGTACGAGTACTGTAATTTTGGCTGTCCTTATTTTGTTTTGCAACGCATAGACGACAAAAAAGAACGTATTAAAACGAGCAAACCTAAAAGACGCAGAACACAAAAAAGCAAAAGTCCAACAAACGAAAAAGTGATTAAACCAGTTCAACCAAAAAGATCAGATTCAAAACAAAGCACGACAGCAACACCTAAAAAGTCATCCGACAGAGTAAAAGCTAAAAAAGATTTTGTCAAAAAGGAAATTTCGCCTGTTGAGAAATCGGTTGAAAAAAATAGTCCAAAAGAAACAGTTGAAACAGTAAAGGATGCTAAAGGGAAACGCCAATATAGTATCCGTCGTAAAGTTGTTCCAAAATAAATGAATAAAAGATAAAGGTTGGGTTAATTAAATGAAGTATAAAGGATATCTAATTGATTTAGATGGAACCATGTATCGTGGGAAAGAGCCTATTCCAGCGGCTGCGCGATTCATTAAAAGACTGCAAGAAAAAAAGATTCCTTACTTATTTGTTACAAATAACTCTTCTAAAACACAAAAAGAAGTTGCTGATAATTTAATTCAAAACTTTGGTGTTCAAACGTCTGCAAAAGAGGTATACACGAGCTCGTTAGCGACTGCAGACTATCTCACTTCACTTGGTGGAGGAAAAAAAGTCTACATTATAGGAGAAACAGGACTTAGAAGCGCGTTGAAAAGTGCAGGCTTTATTGAAGATGAAGAAAATCCGGATTACGTGGTTGTGGGAATCGATCGCCAAGTTACGTATCATGATTTTGAAATTGCGACTTTAGCTATTCATAAAGGGGCTCGCTTTATCGCGACAAATAAAGATACCAATATACCGAGTGATAAAGGATTAGTACCTGGTGCTGGTTCATTAGTAGCCTTATTGATAGCTTCAACAAGAGTACAGCCTACTTTTATCGGGAAACCAGAAGCAATCATTATGGAAGAAGCCATCAAAACGATTGGTTTAACAAAAGAAGAAGTTATTATGGTAGGCGACAACTACGAAACCGATATTTTAGCTGGTATTCACAATGATGTTGATACTTTACTAGTGCTAACAGGTTTTACCTCTCTAACAGATTTAGAACTTGTGGAAGAACAACCTACTTATTTACTAAATTCATTGGATGAGTGGGTGTTCTAGTGAAAGAAAAAGTTTTTCATGTAGTAGGAATGATTAGTCTGTTTTTATTTATCGTATCATTATCTATCGTATTAACGATTAATTTGACACCACTATATGCTTTTGATATTGATTACTTAAAGATCTCTCAAAATGTTGGGTTGTCAAAAGAAACATTAATGGAAAACTATCGAGTATTATTAAATTATTTGAACTTGCCATGGGTAACTGAATTGAACTTTTTGGATTTTCCAAGTTCAGAAAGCGGGTTGTTTCATTTTTATGAAGTCAAACGTTTGTTTATTTTAGATTATGTTATTGCCATGATTACTGCGGTAAGTTCATTTTTTTATCTTCGCTACATCAAAAAAAATAAGTTATTCTGGAAATTAGTTCGTCCATTTCAAGTTGCAATAGCTGTTCCATTTGTGGTTCTCTTCATGATAGCTGTCAGCTTTGATCAGTTATTTGTAGCTTTCCATAAAGTTTTCTTTAATAATGATGCTTGGCTGTTCAATCCTTCTACGGATCCGATTATTTTAGCATTGCCAGAAACCTTCTTTATGCATTGTTTTATTTTAGCTTTCGTGTTCATTGAACTACAAATTATTTTTGGGTATTTTTACACTAAACGAAAAGCGTTTCATTAAAAAATAAGACCCCACTACTCAAATTTGAGTAGTGGGGTCTTATTTCTAATTTATGATTATTGTGTAATATCACTTTTGGTGGGTTGAGCATGTGCTAGACGACTAGCAGCGGCTGCTGCAATAGCTCCAACGATATCATCTAAGAATGTATGAACTTCGTTGTCATCATGACTGTTTAATTTTTTTAGAATGCCGGGTTTGATTTTATCAATATAACCATAGTTGGTAAACCCAATTGAACCATAGACATTTACGATAGAAAGA
Proteins encoded in this window:
- a CDS encoding alpha/beta hydrolase, which gives rise to MKRKLGIGLAVLVAVAIIGLGFAGNYFYDVAVAINQKDFIEAADVDGDYDPEDPWLEEKKWYDAVEREKVSIESEDGLELSGIYIEGDSASKKVAILAHGYAGNLEQMAPYVKLYHDMGFNVLVPDARGHGTSEGDYIGFGWHERKDYLQWIQLMIDKVGADAELALYGISMGGATVMNVSGEDLPDNVKVIVEDCGYSSLNGELAYQLKDMYDLPEFPLIPVTSLVTKVRSDYWFGEADTVEQIKKNKVPMLFIHGAEDKFVPTDMVYDVYEANSSPKKLYIAPNADHADSYEQNKEVYKQKVQEFVLEHMES
- a CDS encoding toxin-antitoxin system YwqK family antitoxin → MQEYYKNGQIKQVTKEGIRTHYFENGKIKAIGSFDGKMQGDWKFYRKSGELWQVGCLEDDLKNGEWIRYYQDGQVEKEVQFVRGKEKK
- a CDS encoding polymer-forming cytoskeletal protein; protein product: MIKTNKKRALFLGACASLIIFAAGCGNNEDTAEKESSASSAVESTEVVTTASISNDPADVLAGLSEDGTWIYAITDDVTVTDDIVVAGTFHDKGEESGDVYRKLALYAQDEDHKVTDEFTLTAPTMTVESPNFKIQNGTFVGDVVVEAEGFELADSTIEGNLTFATQELMDSAVLDAGTVTGETTVAE
- a CDS encoding aldo/keto reductase family protein, with the translated sequence MQMITLANGVDIPVVGTGTNTYGKADNQYNGALTNDFSSLKSAIQTGYRLIDTAISYRNEEGVGATIFESGIPREEFFITTKIPSDEAYIGSKKVINQTIQNSLKNLQTDYIDLYLIHHPIEDDEKLKQTWEVLESFVDNGKIKSIGVSNFTIDMLEKVRNFARIQPVVNQIESNPHTWNHELIDYLTSKNIVPEAWGPLSKVTQEQMETLNKIAENYGKNWGQVLLRYQIQRGVVVIPKSHNKEHQTANLELFDFELTKEDQFIIETL
- a CDS encoding VOC family protein, with the translated sequence MNRINLICLGVRDLKVALHFYKSIGFKTYEKVEEPPIAFFNNQGSKLELFPIEELAKDINKVNPPVIPERGFNGITLACNLKSEKEVDEMVTLVKQNGGTIVKEPEKVSWGGYSGYFQDLDGYHWEVAYSASWKFDENDMLIMEEG
- a CDS encoding GNAT family N-acetyltransferase, whose amino-acid sequence is MKEKNGEIRELTKFDLDLCAELLITVYNSKPWDEKWTKNTAKSHLQEFIHRKRSFGFVYVDKSTIVGALFGVERTFWSGDEVYVDEFYVHPQCQQKGVGKEMMMHLEDYCQKKELEAITLVTDKNVPAYHFYRKMKFITSEANVFLYKNILQ
- a CDS encoding MGMT family protein, with the protein product MKQNYLNQNSCSLKLILVNSYFFSFISVTIEKDVEETRKDFTMTPYTERVIRIIQSIPSGKVMTYGQIAALAGNARGARQVVRILHSMSQKYDLPWHRIINAKGEVAIKDAEGVFTQKDRLLSEGITLTHSGKVDLAIYRHHPTSELIIEEQ
- a CDS encoding amino acid ABC transporter permease, with protein sequence MNIRFLLDGLLVTVEVALLSIIFSFIIGAILGLLRYMKIPVFSKIVGAIIDLIRNLPLLLIIFFTYFALPQIGIRLDIFWSAVAAMTIFESAMLSEIIRAGLNSVPSGQMEAGRSTGLTYLQTLWIIIIPQAFKAMVPPIVSQLVSLIKDTSLATIISLPELTHNARIIYGQNTTYVIPMFIALAFFYFIVCYALSKVAKRFEAKLS
- a CDS encoding amino acid ABC transporter permease → MLTILTTYSDVLIDGFLNTLYSSIIALFFSLIIGTLMAIFQLSKTKWIKGLANAYVEFFKNIPLLIIVMFFYVVVPLYWFSIDGFVAGTIGLTIYTSAFIAETVRAGIMGVPKGQTEAGLSTGLTQNETMRYIILPQAFKIVIPPLGNQFINLVKNSSVLAMVTGLDLMYQGDLIASETFNTFDTYILIGLIYLIITLPLTYLMSYIERRLNVTS
- a CDS encoding transporter substrate-binding domain-containing protein, which produces MKKTNKPSLFLLLLLPVLFLAACGSKSAAEIDITERIKENPTLTWGVKVDTNLFGLYDIQSSEIRGFDIDIAKAITKELTGDADNAEFVEVTSKTRIPLLKNGNIDAIIATMTITEERKQQVNFTDVYFDAGQALLVPNDSSIQNLEDLSAETTVLAVKGSTSAQNIRNLSPEANVLELENYSEAFTALQSGQGDAVTTDNAILLGIIADNPGYRLAGGNFTQEPYGIAINKGQDIFLQEVNKALDTIKANGVYDEIYAKWIPELD
- a CDS encoding amino acid ABC transporter ATP-binding protein, which codes for MIEFKNIEKYYGEFHALKNINLTFNQGEVVVVIGPSGSGKSTMLRCINGLEDISEGELLIKGTNLHGKNTNINEIRKNVGMVFQHFNLYPHKTVLENIMLAPMKVLKQSKEEAQQNAEKFLDKVNMLDKKDSYPSNLSGGQQQRVAIARGLAMGPSVLLFDEPTSALDPETIEDVLDVMKKLAKEGMTMIVVTHEMGFAREVADRVIFMADGEVLEDRETVSFFENPKDERAKQFLSKIINH
- a CDS encoding bifunctional metallophosphatase/5'-nucleotidase — encoded protein: MERIHIFHTNDIHSHFENWPRISAYLRDESKRLEKENETVFSFDIGDACDRVHPLTEATDGKANIQLLNEVGYDAVTIGNNEGIGSSKNQLNHLYDEANFPVVISNLVDENTGFPPEWAKVFHIVQTASGHKIGLFGLTAPFPTSYKPIGWNVKNPDEVIGDILELLTPLVDSVILLSHLGIGEDQRIAELYPMISVIIGSHTHHLLAHGKVFRNTLLAAAGKYGQYVGHIELEIERNKIIAAKATVKETATITAPENENKMIEGYEQKGHQLLNEQVIAATPATFPINWHGKSELVEVGLEALKEYARTDAAILNAGLFMQPLVEGTVTKNDLHKILPHPMRILRCTLYGEDLIRMIYEMEKNRLFLRNFPIKGIGFRGKIFGEICYNGVAYDKITGEVSWLGKKVERTKRYTFATVDHFMFIPFFPTIEIKGENEVLFPYFIRNVVGQYLKNHYPTDK